In a genomic window of Nostoc sp. UHCC 0870:
- a CDS encoding LysR family transcriptional regulator, whose translation MSDLPFTLDQLRILKAIAVEGSFKRAADSLYVSQPAVSLQVQNLERQLDVPLFDRGGRRAQLTEAGHLLLSYGEKILSLCQETCRAIEDLQNLQGGTLIVGASQTTGTYLLPKMIGMFRQKYPDVAVQLHVHSTRRTAWSVANGQVDLAIIGGEIPAELAESLEMIPYAEDELALILPVFHPFAKLATIQKEDLYKLQFITLDSQSTIRKVIDQVLTRCELDSRRFKIEMELNSIEAIKNAVQSGLGAAFVSTSAIAKELQMGVLHRTPIDGVVVKRTLWLICNPNRYRSKAAEAFSQEILPQFATPEWHQDILNLSQKKQMITPLEAVLPISNNEG comes from the coding sequence ATGTCTGACCTTCCATTCACTTTAGATCAGTTACGTATTCTCAAAGCGATCGCTGTAGAAGGGAGTTTTAAGCGCGCTGCTGATAGTCTCTATGTCTCCCAACCTGCTGTGAGTTTGCAAGTGCAGAACTTAGAACGGCAGTTGGATGTCCCTTTATTTGACCGTGGTGGACGACGCGCCCAATTAACCGAAGCAGGACATCTACTATTGAGCTACGGTGAAAAAATTCTCAGTTTATGTCAGGAAACTTGCCGCGCTATTGAGGATTTACAAAATCTCCAAGGCGGTACTTTAATTGTCGGTGCTTCTCAAACTACTGGTACTTATCTGCTACCCAAAATGATTGGGATGTTCCGCCAAAAATATCCCGATGTCGCAGTCCAATTACACGTCCATTCGACCCGTCGCACTGCTTGGAGTGTAGCTAATGGTCAGGTAGATTTGGCAATTATTGGCGGTGAAATCCCCGCAGAACTAGCCGAATCTTTAGAAATGATTCCCTACGCTGAAGATGAATTGGCACTGATTTTACCTGTCTTTCATCCCTTTGCAAAGTTAGCAACCATTCAAAAAGAAGACTTATATAAACTGCAATTCATTACTTTAGACTCCCAATCAACTATTCGCAAAGTCATCGATCAGGTACTAACACGCTGTGAACTTGATAGCAGAAGATTTAAGATAGAAATGGAACTTAATTCCATCGAAGCGATTAAAAATGCGGTACAGTCTGGTTTAGGTGCTGCTTTTGTCTCTACTAGTGCGATCGCTAAAGAATTGCAGATGGGTGTACTTCACCGTACCCCCATTGATGGTGTCGTTGTTAAACGCACACTATGGCTGATATGTAATCCTAATCGCTATAGATCCAAAGCGGCAGAGGCTTTCAGCCAAGAAATATTACCCCAATTTGCTACCCCTGAATGGCATCAGGATATTTTAAACCTGTCACAAAAAAAACAAATGATCACTCCATTAGAAGCTGTGTTACCAATTTCTAATAATGAAGGTTAA
- a CDS encoding DUF6887 family protein: MSQVNYAAMSDQELREHFLRHREDKAALRAYLDRLGDRPRNVITTVDDPDFDSKIHAAVLQQMQAPDDNGQAEA, from the coding sequence ATGAGTCAAGTTAACTATGCTGCTATGTCAGATCAAGAGTTAAGAGAACACTTTCTCAGACACCGTGAGGATAAGGCAGCTCTTCGAGCTTATTTAGATAGACTCGGCGATCGTCCACGCAACGTTATTACAACTGTAGATGATCCTGACTTTGATAGTAAGATTCATGCAGCTGTTTTACAACAAATGCAAGCACCAGATGATAACGGTCAGGCGGAAGCTTAA
- a CDS encoding Crp/Fnr family transcriptional regulator: MSSLSSAERSLLPMQSPSSFSEASRPFLTWQRILDWAQEHYRCRTFSKDERIPARPGLLYLVQRGAIRMVGTAQVSATASQLTSRRINRTPEEAFLGFVGAGQPFEIVAQSPFTLQSYAHVDQTAVLWMYWHDLDNWPHFRREVMDAFRYQHQRKLLWLSALGQRRTIDRLLGFLTLLIEEYGEPAMSDTDPDVIRGYCLPFPLTHAQIGSAIGSTRVTVTRLMGKLRQRGLILTQGDNLICLPAESINRAG; encoded by the coding sequence ATGTCGTCTTTGTCTTCAGCCGAACGCTCTTTGTTACCTATGCAATCTCCATCTTCTTTTTCTGAGGCATCACGCCCTTTTCTGACTTGGCAACGTATTCTTGACTGGGCCCAAGAACACTATCGCTGCCGCACCTTTAGCAAAGATGAGCGCATTCCAGCCCGTCCTGGATTGCTGTATTTGGTTCAAAGGGGTGCAATCCGCATGGTAGGAACTGCCCAAGTGAGTGCTACCGCGAGTCAATTAACTTCTCGACGCATCAACAGAACTCCAGAAGAAGCTTTCTTAGGTTTTGTTGGCGCAGGACAGCCATTTGAAATTGTGGCTCAGTCACCATTCACCCTGCAATCTTACGCTCACGTTGATCAAACAGCAGTGTTGTGGATGTACTGGCACGATCTAGACAACTGGCCTCACTTCCGTCGTGAAGTTATGGATGCTTTCAGATACCAGCACCAGCGTAAACTTCTATGGCTGAGTGCTTTGGGACAACGCCGTACAATTGACAGACTCCTCGGATTTCTCACTTTGTTAATTGAGGAATATGGAGAGCCTGCGATGAGCGATACCGATCCCGATGTAATTCGTGGCTATTGCCTACCTTTTCCCCTTACTCATGCCCAAATTGGTAGCGCGATTGGTTCAACCCGCGTAACTGTTACCCGCTTGATGGGTAAACTGCGTCAACGTGGCTTAATTCTTACCCAAGGGGATAATCTGATTTGCCTGCCAGCAGAGTCGATTAATAGAGCCGGCTAA
- a CDS encoding serine/threonine-protein kinase produces MEVYCTRPACQRPQNHCPDLDDTTIKTTPQKYCTSCGMPLMLDGRYVPVKLLGKGGFGAAFLALDRRFPGMRQCVVKLFQPPSHFTPEQLEVAEKLFEREANVLAYIGEEHDQIPRLFAFFPMFVPSLQPGQQDQFFYLVQEYIDGQNLEEELVQNGKFSEQQALELLQEGLKILKFIHDKQIIHRDIKPSNIMRRRDGRLFVLDFGAVKQVTTVSGVGAGSSTSIYTPGFAAPEQITGNQVFKSTDLYALAATVINLITEKEPTQLIDPHSNRWIWQKEVSINSHFVYILNKMLLPAAEDRFQTADQVLAAIDQYLTYPTSRLQRKANTTFSTWELLTGAAFSGFEGALMAIALFTLTQSPIITLSLASVILGLLIFAQTKRWIKKLYLLIITVISFVIVLFIPGIIPLELVVTSVAGGLFAIAATSLFRLIYKLLSQFL; encoded by the coding sequence ATGGAAGTCTACTGCACTCGTCCAGCGTGTCAACGTCCACAAAATCATTGTCCCGATTTAGACGATACGACAATCAAGACCACACCGCAAAAATACTGTACTAGTTGCGGTATGCCCTTGATGTTAGATGGTCGATACGTACCCGTAAAATTACTGGGTAAGGGAGGGTTTGGTGCAGCCTTCCTCGCACTGGATCGTCGATTTCCAGGGATGCGTCAGTGTGTAGTTAAACTGTTCCAACCTCCAAGTCATTTCACACCAGAGCAACTAGAAGTAGCAGAAAAATTATTTGAAAGAGAAGCTAATGTCCTAGCTTACATAGGCGAAGAACACGATCAAATACCCCGGTTGTTCGCCTTTTTTCCTATGTTTGTTCCCAGTTTGCAACCAGGACAACAAGACCAGTTTTTTTACTTGGTACAAGAATATATTGATGGACAAAATTTAGAGGAAGAACTAGTTCAAAATGGTAAATTTTCTGAACAGCAAGCTTTAGAACTACTGCAAGAAGGGCTCAAAATCCTCAAATTTATCCATGATAAACAAATTATTCACCGAGACATTAAACCTTCCAATATTATGCGTCGTCGGGATGGTAGGCTTTTTGTCTTAGATTTTGGCGCAGTTAAACAAGTTACAACTGTCTCAGGTGTTGGTGCTGGTTCTTCTACAAGTATTTATACCCCTGGGTTTGCCGCACCTGAGCAAATAACTGGGAATCAGGTATTTAAATCTACAGACCTCTATGCTTTAGCTGCAACTGTTATTAATTTGATAACAGAAAAAGAACCTACGCAACTCATTGATCCTCATAGCAATAGGTGGATATGGCAAAAGGAAGTTAGTATTAATAGTCACTTTGTTTATATTTTAAACAAAATGCTCTTGCCTGCTGCTGAAGACCGTTTTCAAACAGCTGATCAGGTACTCGCAGCGATTGATCAGTATTTGACATATCCAACATCCCGACTACAGCGAAAAGCAAATACTACTTTCTCTACCTGGGAATTATTGACAGGTGCAGCATTTAGTGGATTTGAAGGCGCATTAATGGCGATCGCTCTTTTTACTCTCACTCAATCACCCATCATTACTTTGAGTCTGGCAAGTGTAATTTTGGGGTTACTCATATTTGCTCAAACTAAGCGGTGGATTAAAAAATTATATTTGTTAATTATTACTGTAATTAGTTTTGTAATCGTACTGTTTATTCCAGGAATTATCCCACTAGAACTTGTAGTTACATCAGTTGCAGGGGGTTTATTCGCGATCGCGGCTACATCCTTATTTCGACTAATTTATAAATTATTGTCTCAGTTCCTTTAA
- a CDS encoding NAD(P)H-quinone oxidoreductase subunit 4 yields MNTANFPWLTTIILLPIAASLLLPIIPDKDGKTVRWYSLIVGLIDFALIVYAFYTQYDFSNPDLQMVESYAWVPQLDLNWSVGVDGLSMPLILLTGFITTLATLAAWPVTLKPKLFYFLLLAMYGGQIAVFAVQDMLLFFLVWELELIPVYLLLAIWGGKKRQYAATKFILYTAGGSLFILIAALTMAFYGNDVTFDMRSLALKDYALNFQLLIYGGLLIAYAVKLPIIPLHTWLPDAHGEATAPVHMLLAGILLKMGGYALVRMNAGILPDAHAYFAPALVILGVVNIIYAALTSFAQRNLKRKIAYSSISHMGFVIIGFASFTDLGLSGAVLQMVSHGLIGASLFFLVGATYDRTHTLMLDEMGGIGKRMQKIFAMFTACSMASLALPGMSGFVAELMIFVGFATSDAYSPTFKVIVVFLMAVGVILTPIYLLSMLREIFYGQENEELVSHQALIDAEPREVFIIACLLVPIIGIGFYPKLLTQMYDATTVQLTARLRDSVPTLADQKPEAAAVSLNAPAIGN; encoded by the coding sequence ATGAATACAGCTAATTTTCCGTGGCTGACGACGATTATCTTGTTACCGATCGCTGCGTCGCTACTGCTCCCCATTATCCCAGATAAAGACGGCAAAACAGTGCGTTGGTACTCCCTAATTGTGGGGCTGATAGATTTCGCACTGATTGTTTACGCCTTTTATACCCAATATGACTTCTCCAATCCTGACTTGCAAATGGTGGAGAGTTATGCCTGGGTCCCCCAACTAGATTTGAATTGGTCAGTAGGGGTAGATGGCTTGTCTATGCCATTGATTTTGTTGACTGGATTCATTACTACCTTGGCAACTTTAGCGGCTTGGCCTGTGACACTCAAGCCGAAGCTGTTTTACTTTTTGCTTTTGGCCATGTATGGCGGTCAAATCGCCGTGTTTGCTGTCCAGGATATGCTGCTATTTTTCCTGGTGTGGGAGTTGGAATTGATTCCCGTTTACCTGCTGCTAGCAATTTGGGGCGGTAAAAAACGCCAATACGCAGCCACCAAGTTTATTTTGTACACGGCTGGCGGTTCGCTGTTTATTTTAATCGCAGCGTTGACAATGGCCTTTTATGGCAATGATGTCACCTTTGATATGCGATCGCTCGCTCTCAAAGATTACGCTTTAAATTTCCAATTGTTAATTTACGGTGGCTTGCTGATTGCCTACGCCGTCAAGTTACCTATCATTCCCCTGCATACCTGGCTACCAGATGCCCACGGTGAAGCTACAGCCCCCGTACATATGTTACTGGCTGGTATTCTCCTGAAAATGGGTGGTTATGCCCTAGTTCGCATGAATGCTGGCATTCTACCAGATGCCCATGCTTATTTTGCCCCCGCTCTAGTGATTCTGGGGGTAGTTAACATCATCTATGCTGCCTTAACATCCTTTGCCCAGCGTAACCTGAAGCGCAAAATTGCTTACTCTTCAATTTCTCACATGGGGTTTGTGATTATTGGGTTTGCCTCCTTCACCGATTTAGGATTAAGTGGGGCAGTATTGCAAATGGTGTCACACGGGTTAATTGGGGCGAGTTTGTTCTTCCTTGTCGGTGCAACCTACGACCGGACACACACCCTGATGTTGGATGAAATGGGTGGTATCGGTAAGCGGATGCAGAAGATTTTCGCCATGTTCACCGCTTGTTCAATGGCTTCCTTAGCATTGCCAGGTATGAGTGGTTTCGTGGCAGAGTTAATGATATTCGTCGGCTTTGCTACCAGTGACGCTTATAGCCCTACATTTAAAGTCATTGTCGTATTTCTGATGGCAGTCGGGGTAATTTTAACTCCCATTTACTTGCTATCAATGTTGCGGGAAATTTTCTACGGACAAGAAAACGAAGAATTAGTTTCTCATCAAGCTTTGATAGACGCTGAACCTCGTGAAGTTTTTATCATTGCTTGTCTGTTAGTACCTATTATCGGTATTGGTTTTTATCCCAAGTTATTGACTCAGATGTACGACGCTACAACTGTACAACTGACAGCTAGGTTGCGTGATTCTGTACCCACCTTGGCAGATCAAAAACCAGAAGCAGCAGCAGTTTCTTTGAATGCACCAGCAATTGGTAATTAA
- a CDS encoding thioredoxin family protein — MVLSVSERTFTQEVLESPVPVLVNFEAPWCGLCRIIHPLLLQFQVQCGDQIKLVGINADENFKLSNTYRLKSLPTLLLIENGVIRHRLEGFRGRDDLRLALEDIKLNYSNRPKAYSSVTTSELELHLA; from the coding sequence ATGGTGTTGTCGGTTAGTGAGCGGACATTTACTCAAGAAGTTTTAGAATCTCCAGTTCCCGTTTTAGTCAATTTTGAAGCACCTTGGTGTGGCTTGTGTCGCATCATCCACCCTTTGTTGCTGCAATTTCAAGTTCAATGTGGAGATCAAATTAAGTTAGTTGGGATTAACGCTGATGAAAATTTCAAGCTATCTAACACCTATCGCCTAAAGTCTCTGCCAACCTTACTGCTAATTGAAAATGGCGTAATTCGGCATCGTCTAGAAGGCTTTCGTGGTAGAGACGACTTACGTCTAGCTTTAGAGGACATCAAACTCAACTACAGCAATCGTCCCAAAGCTTACAGTAGCGTTACAACATCCGAATTAGAATTACATTTAGCCTAA
- a CDS encoding NnrU family protein, whose protein sequence is MMLNPWLAPSHFVMLGLLLIFAIAHSGGAALRPWAEKRIGPRLYRIIFALISLPLAVIVITYFFNHRYEGAQLWQVQGVPGVKATVWVLSAISFLFLYPATFNLLEIAAIQKPQVHLYETGVIRITRHPQMVGQIIWCVAHTLWLGTSFTLVTSIGLVLHHLFGVWHGDRRLHSRYGEAFEIVKQRTSIMPFAAVIDGRQSLKWQEFIRPAYLGVGIFIGLLWWAHPLLIVATSRVSW, encoded by the coding sequence ATGATGCTGAATCCTTGGTTAGCTCCGAGTCATTTTGTCATGCTGGGGTTACTGTTAATTTTTGCGATCGCCCACAGTGGGGGGGCAGCTTTGCGACCTTGGGCAGAAAAGCGCATCGGGCCAAGGCTTTATCGCATTATTTTTGCATTAATTAGTCTACCGTTAGCGGTCATAGTAATTACTTACTTTTTTAATCACCGTTACGAAGGCGCGCAACTTTGGCAGGTACAGGGTGTACCAGGGGTAAAAGCCACAGTTTGGGTATTGTCAGCGATTTCATTTTTATTTTTGTATCCTGCCACCTTCAATCTACTAGAAATTGCTGCTATTCAAAAGCCCCAAGTGCATCTCTATGAAACAGGGGTGATCAGGATTACCCGTCACCCCCAAATGGTGGGGCAAATAATTTGGTGCGTTGCCCATACCCTGTGGTTAGGGACTAGCTTTACCCTAGTGACATCCATTGGCTTAGTGTTGCATCATTTATTTGGAGTATGGCATGGCGATCGCCGTTTACACTCCCGCTATGGTGAAGCCTTTGAAATTGTCAAACAACGCACCTCCATCATGCCCTTTGCGGCAGTTATTGATGGTCGTCAATCGCTTAAATGGCAGGAATTCATCCGTCCTGCTTACTTAGGTGTTGGTATTTTCATTGGACTACTTTGGTGGGCGCATCCCTTGTTAATTGTGGCAACTAGTAGGGTAAGTTGGTAG
- a CDS encoding ABC transporter substrate-binding protein gives MSQKNETTVLAVSLLTTLAIMGGGGWFYTQYIRREIDPPTPTPPKILTIEDRISFGEKTLITGEITPEKQAGINAIASRNYSQAINNLESSLRRKPNDPEALIYLNNARIGSAPSYTIVVSAPIITNPKPDEPNPGLEILRGVAQAQNEINAAEKIEGVFLKIGIANDDNNPDVAQEVANNLVKNSQVLGVVGHFGSDTTIAAGSIYNNGKLVAISPTSTSVEISKSGPYVFRTVPSDLIAGRALADYMVNSLKKTKAVVFFNSQSSYSKSLKDNFFNPLISQGGEVIEEFDISENNFNAAQSVQRANEQGAEVLMLAANTPTLSQALQVIKINDRRRILLGGDSFYSKRILEEGNAQSEGMVVAAPWHIDGDPLSSFPRRSRELWRGDVSWRTALSYDATVALIAALKRNPTRSGVQEALSNRNFSANGASGVIRFFPSGDRNTSVQLVKIVPASPSRSGTGFDFEPVK, from the coding sequence ATGTCACAGAAGAATGAAACTACGGTTTTAGCGGTATCTCTGCTAACCACACTTGCGATCATGGGTGGAGGTGGTTGGTTTTATACTCAGTATATACGCCGTGAGATTGACCCTCCCACTCCTACACCTCCCAAAATTCTAACAATCGAAGATAGGATCAGTTTTGGCGAAAAAACTTTAATTACAGGTGAAATTACTCCTGAAAAGCAAGCAGGGATAAACGCGATCGCTAGTCGCAATTATAGTCAAGCTATCAATAATTTAGAATCATCTCTCAGACGCAAGCCTAACGATCCAGAGGCATTAATTTATTTAAACAACGCTCGTATTGGTTCTGCTCCAAGCTACACCATTGTTGTTTCTGCACCCATAATTACTAACCCCAAGCCGGATGAGCCAAATCCTGGGTTGGAAATTTTAAGAGGTGTTGCTCAAGCTCAAAATGAAATTAATGCGGCTGAGAAAATTGAAGGTGTATTTCTCAAAATAGGGATAGCAAACGATGATAACAACCCAGACGTAGCGCAAGAAGTTGCTAATAACTTAGTCAAGAATTCCCAAGTTTTAGGTGTTGTGGGACATTTTGGTAGTGATACTACTATTGCCGCAGGCAGTATCTATAATAATGGAAAACTTGTAGCCATTTCTCCCACAAGTACTTCTGTCGAAATTTCTAAATCTGGCCCCTATGTTTTCCGCACAGTTCCCAGTGATTTGATAGCTGGGAGAGCTTTAGCTGATTACATGGTAAATAGCTTGAAAAAAACAAAAGCAGTAGTTTTCTTTAATTCTCAAAGTAGTTATAGCAAGTCGTTAAAAGATAATTTTTTCAACCCTCTGATTTCACAGGGTGGAGAAGTAATTGAAGAATTTGATATTTCTGAGAATAATTTTAATGCGGCTCAAAGCGTACAACGGGCTAATGAGCAAGGAGCAGAAGTGTTAATGTTAGCCGCTAACACTCCCACTTTAAGCCAAGCTTTACAAGTAATTAAAATCAACGATAGAAGACGGATTCTTCTAGGAGGAGATAGCTTTTATTCTAAAAGAATTTTAGAAGAGGGCAATGCTCAATCTGAAGGCATGGTAGTGGCTGCTCCCTGGCATATTGACGGCGATCCCCTATCTAGTTTCCCTCGCCGATCGCGGGAATTATGGCGGGGGGATGTTAGCTGGCGTACAGCTCTGTCTTATGATGCTACAGTAGCTTTAATCGCTGCCCTAAAACGCAATCCTACACGTTCTGGTGTGCAAGAAGCTCTGTCAAACCGGAATTTTTCTGCAAATGGAGCTTCTGGTGTAATTCGCTTTTTCCCTTCAGGCGATCGCAATACCTCAGTCCAACTGGTAAAAATAGTTCCCGCTTCTCCTTCTCGTTCTGGTACTGGGTTTGATTTTGAACCAGTGAAATAA
- a CDS encoding NAD(P)H-quinone oxidoreductase subunit 5, with amino-acid sequence MEVIYQYAWLIPVLPLLGAMLVGLGLISFNETTNRLRQLNAVLIISLMGAAMGLSLALLWSQLQGHPTYLHTLEWAAAGNFHLSMGYTIDNLTSLMLVIVTTVAFLVMVYTDGYMSHDPGYVRFYAYLSLFGSSMLGLVVSPNLVQIYIFWELVGMCSYLLVGFWYDRKSAADAAQKAFVTNRVGDFGLLLGILGLFWATGSFDFTVMGDRLAELVETGSLSNFLAVVFAILVFLGPVAKSAQFPLHVWLPDAMEGPTPISALIHAATMVAAGVFLIARMYPVFEHVPAAMNVIAFTGAFTAFLGATIAMTQNDIKKGLAYSTISQLGYMVMAMGVGAYSAGLFHLMTHAYFKAMLFLGSGSVIHGMEGVVGHDPVLAQDMRLMGGLRKYMPATGLTFLIGCMAISGLPPFAGFWSKDEILGSAYAANPLLWFIGWITAGITAFYMFRMYFSTFEGKFRGNDEKIKDKLKKAATIVLELDSASAAPVPNFGPGAMKKGELAAKGDHHGDHGHHSHSPHESPWTMTLPLLVLAIPSMLIGLVGTPYNNYFERFIFSPTESMAEVLEKAAEFDPNEFYVMAGGSVGVSLIGITLASLMYLQRKIDPAAIAAKIKPLYELSLNKWYFDDIYHRVFVLGLRRLARQVMEVDFRVVDGAVNLTGFFTLVSGEGLKYLENGRVQFYALIVFGAVLGLVIFFGVT; translated from the coding sequence ATGGAAGTAATCTATCAATACGCCTGGCTGATCCCGGTATTGCCACTTTTGGGGGCAATGCTAGTCGGTCTAGGCTTGATTTCGTTTAACGAGACAACAAACCGCCTGCGGCAGCTAAATGCTGTGTTGATCATTTCCCTGATGGGCGCAGCGATGGGTCTGTCCCTTGCCTTGCTGTGGAGTCAACTCCAAGGACACCCAACCTATCTCCACACCCTAGAATGGGCAGCAGCAGGCAATTTCCACCTGAGCATGGGCTACACTATCGACAACCTCACATCCCTGATGTTGGTGATTGTCACAACGGTAGCCTTCTTAGTCATGGTTTACACCGATGGCTATATGTCTCATGACCCAGGATATGTGAGATTTTACGCCTATCTCAGCTTGTTTGGCTCATCAATGTTGGGTTTAGTGGTCAGCCCGAACCTAGTACAGATTTATATCTTCTGGGAACTAGTGGGGATGTGTTCCTACTTGCTAGTTGGCTTCTGGTACGATCGCAAGTCAGCCGCAGATGCAGCTCAAAAAGCATTTGTCACCAACCGCGTCGGCGACTTCGGTCTACTCCTCGGCATTCTGGGGCTATTTTGGGCTACAGGCAGCTTCGATTTTACCGTAATGGGCGATCGCCTAGCAGAACTGGTAGAAACAGGCTCATTGAGCAATTTCCTGGCAGTTGTGTTTGCGATTTTAGTTTTCCTCGGCCCAGTTGCTAAATCCGCTCAATTTCCCCTACACGTCTGGCTACCAGACGCAATGGAAGGCCCCACCCCCATTTCTGCCTTAATCCACGCCGCAACAATGGTGGCAGCTGGGGTATTCCTGATTGCCCGGATGTACCCCGTTTTTGAACACGTTCCAGCCGCAATGAACGTGATTGCCTTTACAGGGGCATTTACGGCGTTTTTGGGGGCTACTATTGCCATGACCCAAAACGACATCAAGAAGGGTTTGGCTTACTCCACCATCTCCCAGTTAGGCTACATGGTCATGGCCATGGGAGTAGGTGCGTACAGTGCTGGTTTATTTCACCTGATGACTCACGCCTATTTCAAGGCGATGTTGTTCTTGGGTTCTGGTTCGGTGATTCACGGCATGGAAGGTGTCGTAGGTCATGACCCAGTATTGGCACAAGATATGCGCTTAATGGGTGGATTGCGGAAGTATATGCCCGCTACCGGATTGACATTCTTAATTGGTTGCATGGCAATTTCTGGGCTTCCTCCCTTTGCTGGCTTCTGGTCAAAGGATGAAATTCTCGGTTCAGCCTATGCTGCTAACCCGCTTCTCTGGTTTATTGGCTGGATTACTGCCGGAATCACAGCTTTTTATATGTTTAGAATGTATTTCTCGACATTTGAAGGTAAATTCCGGGGTAATGACGAAAAAATCAAAGATAAGCTTAAGAAAGCAGCAACAATTGTTCTCGAACTAGATTCAGCATCAGCCGCACCAGTACCAAATTTTGGCCCTGGGGCAATGAAAAAAGGAGAATTGGCAGCTAAAGGGGATCATCATGGTGATCACGGTCATCATAGTCATTCTCCCCATGAGTCGCCTTGGACGATGACCTTACCCTTGCTAGTGTTGGCTATACCTTCAATGTTGATTGGTTTAGTAGGTACACCCTACAACAATTACTTTGAAAGGTTTATCTTCTCCCCGACAGAAAGCATGGCTGAAGTCCTCGAAAAAGCCGCCGAGTTCGACCCCAATGAGTTTTATGTCATGGCGGGTGGTTCAGTCGGTGTTTCCTTAATAGGGATTACCTTGGCTTCTTTGATGTATTTGCAGCGTAAAATTGACCCAGCTGCGATCGCTGCTAAAATCAAGCCACTTTACGAACTATCCCTCAACAAGTGGTATTTCGATGACATCTACCACCGTGTCTTTGTCCTGGGTTTACGCCGCCTAGCTAGACAAGTGATGGAAGTAGACTTCCGAGTGGTTGATGGTGCAGTTAACCTTACAGGCTTTTTCACCCTCGTTAGTGGTGAAGGTCTAAAATACCTAGAAAATGGTCGTGTTCAATTCTACGCCTTGATAGTATTTGGGGCAGTTTTGGGCTTAGTCATTTTCTTCGGTGTCACCTGA
- a CDS encoding Uma2 family endonuclease: protein MLNYNSLHCLPSSEELPNSEDTPVDNEIQDLIPSLLKATLALVWLDRWDWYFGVNMGIYYDPEKPAIVPDGFLSVGVKRFVDGDLRLSYVLWEEENPPIIAIEVASPKHLGEYSTKKEVYAEMGILYYVVYNPFRRKNPALEVYRLEDGEYFLMSGNPIWLPEIGLGIGRERGLYQGIAREWLYWYDNQKRRLLTPEELIFVAQEKANVEERQRLEAEERVKMLENRLKALGFEPETIV, encoded by the coding sequence ATGTTAAACTACAATTCGTTACACTGTTTACCATCTTCCGAAGAGCTACCGAACTCCGAGGATACGCCTGTGGATAATGAAATACAAGATTTAATTCCTAGTTTACTAAAAGCTACACTGGCTTTGGTTTGGTTAGACCGATGGGATTGGTACTTTGGTGTAAATATGGGTATTTATTATGACCCAGAAAAACCAGCGATCGTCCCTGATGGTTTTCTCAGTGTAGGAGTCAAACGTTTTGTTGATGGGGATTTACGCCTCAGCTATGTGCTGTGGGAAGAAGAAAATCCGCCAATTATAGCAATAGAAGTAGCCTCGCCGAAACATCTAGGAGAATACAGCACCAAAAAAGAAGTTTATGCTGAGATGGGAATTTTGTACTACGTTGTGTACAATCCTTTCCGGCGCAAAAATCCGGCTTTGGAAGTCTATCGCCTAGAAGATGGGGAATATTTCCTCATGTCAGGAAATCCCATTTGGTTGCCAGAAATTGGCTTAGGAATTGGGAGAGAACGAGGACTTTATCAAGGAATCGCTAGGGAATGGTTGTACTGGTATGACAATCAAAAACGTAGATTGCTGACACCAGAAGAACTAATTTTCGTAGCACAAGAAAAAGCAAATGTGGAAGAACGGCAACGTTTAGAAGCGGAAGAACGGGTGAAAATGCTAGAAAACAGGTTAAAGGCGTTAGGTTTCGAGCCAGAAACTATAGTGTGA
- a CDS encoding DUF6888 family protein: MPTDAQLRGLYRLSYWLTYIVLQPIHLVCIDDRTNNLYVLAGNTENVEFQITPNGEVF, translated from the coding sequence ATGCCTACTGATGCCCAACTAAGAGGTTTATATCGTCTTAGCTATTGGCTAACGTATATTGTGCTTCAACCTATACATCTCGTCTGTATTGACGATCGAACAAACAATCTGTATGTTTTGGCTGGAAATACTGAAAATGTAGAGTTCCAGATTACACCAAATGGAGAGGTGTTCTGA